One Dama dama isolate Ldn47 chromosome 18, ASM3311817v1, whole genome shotgun sequence DNA window includes the following coding sequences:
- the GIMAP1 gene encoding GTPase IMAP family member 1 isoform X2 gives MGGRKMPRDEENAYGFQFRSAPQERRLRLLLVGRSGTGKSATGNSILQRKHFLSRLAATAVTQACATGSCRWASWDVEILDTPDLFSPEVAQADPGFEERARCYLLSAPGPHAVLLVTQLGRFTAQDLRAWRGVKALFGAGIAARAVVVFTRREDLARGSLQQYVRDTDNRALRELVAECGGRCCAFDNRAADGEREAQVGELMGLVEELVRDHGGAPYTNDVYRLVQTLGGLSPEERLRRVAERLAARAPTWPGRGPLAGLWRWPKAAPGTRCKLGLAALLGALFLLYLLCRRRPEAVTV, from the exons ATGGGAGGACGGAAGATGCCAAGAGATGAAGAAAATGCCTATG GTTTCCAGTTCAGGTCCGCCCCGCAGGAGCGCAGGCTGCGCCTCCTCCTGGTTGGGAGGTCGGGGACCGGGAAGAGCGCCACGGGCAACAGCATCCTCCAGCGGAAGCACTTCCTCTCCAGGCTCGCGGCCACGGCGGTGACCCAGGCCTGTGCCACGGGGAGCTGCCGCTGGGCCTCGTGGGACGTGGAAATCCTCGACACCCCCGACCTCTTCAGCCCCGAGGTCGCCCAGGCAGACCCGGGCTTTGAGGAGAGAGCCCGCTGCTACCTGCTGTCGGCCCCGGGGCCCCACGCCGTGCTCCTGGTGACCCAGCTCGGCCGCTTCACCGCCCAGGACCTGCGGGCCTGGCGCGGGGTGAAGGCGCTCTTCGGGGCGGGCATCGCGGCGCGCGCCGTCGTGGTCTTCACCCGCAGGGAGGACCTGGCGCGGGGCTCGCTGCAGCAGTACGTGCGCGACACGGACAACCGCGCCCTCCGGGAGCTGGTGGCCGAGTGCGGGGGCCGCTGCTGCGCCTTCGACAACCGAGCGGCCGACGGGGAGCGCGAGGCGCAGGTCGGCGAGCTGATGGGGCTGGTGGAGGAGCTGGTGCGGGACCACGGCGGGGCCCCCTACACCAACGACGTGTACCGCCTGGTGCAGACCCTGGGCGGGCTGAGCCCCGAGGAGAGGCTGCGCAGGGTGGCGGAGCGACTGGCCGCCCGCGCGCCGACGTGGCCGGGGCGGGGGCCTCTGGCCGGGCTGTGGCGGTGGCCCAAGGCGGCGCCGGGGACCCGGTGTAAGCTGGGCCTGGCCGCCCTGCTGGGCGCCCTGTTCCTGCTGTACCTGCTCTGCAGGCGCCGGCCCGAGGCCGTGACGGTGTGA
- the LOC133072630 gene encoding GTPase IMAP family member 5-like → MKKMPMKRMEGLQRSRYGTMAEGGIEHQGFEPSSSLRIILVGKTGSGRSATGNSILCQPVFESKLGAQSVTRKCQRATGTWNGRSILVVDTPPIFEAEAQGQEVYQNIGSCYLLSVPGPHVLLLVTQLGRFTKQDAVAVTRVKEVFGAGAERYMVVLFTHKEDLAGASLDEYVANTDNLRLRSLVRECGRRYCAFNNRASGDEQREQLAQLMAVIEGLEREHQGAFLTNELFFDAQMLQQMGGGAHGEGYRHYLDKVRLQVAKQKEGLKEAERNCAFKALLRLKAWITSHAKIFVLLVLCLFIFLAIVIILSSTHQG, encoded by the exons ATGAAGAAAATGCCTATG AAGCGAATGGAAGGGCTTCAGAGGAGCAGATACGGAACCATGGCTGAAG gcgGGATAGAACATCAGGGCTTTGAACCCTCCTCCTCCTTGAGGATCATCCTGGTAGGGAAAACAGGCAGTGGGAGAAGTGCCACCGGGAACAGCATCCTCTGCCAGCCCGTGTTTGAGTCCAAGCTGGGGGCCCAGTCGGTGACCAGGAAGTGTCAGAGGGCAacaggcacgtggaatgggaggAGCATCCTGGTGGTGGACACGCCCCCCATCTTTGAGGCTGAGGCCCAGGGTCAAGAGGTGTACCAGAACATTGGATCCTGCTATCTGCTGTCAGTGCCAGGGCCCCACGTGCTGCTGCTGGTGACCCAGCTGGGGCGCTTCACCAAGCAGGACGCGGTGGCTGTGACCAGGGTGAAGGAGGTCTTTGGGGCGGGAGCCGAGAGATACATGGTCGTCCTCTTCACCCACAAGGAGGACTTGGCGGGTGCATCCTTGGATGAGTACGTGGCAAACACAGACAACCTCAGGCTGAGGAGCCTGGTCCGGGAGTGTGGGCGGAGGTACTGCGCCTTCAACAACCGGGCCTCCGGGGACGAGCAGAGAGAGCAGCTGGCCCAGCTAATGGCCGTGATCGAGGGGCTGGAGCGGGAGCATCAGGGTGCCTTCCTCACCAACGAGCTCTTCTTTGATGCACAGATGCTCCAGCAGATGGGGGGTGGCGCCCATGGAGAAGGTTACAGGCACTACCTGGACAAGGTACGGCTGCAGGTTGCAAAGCAAAAGGAAGGCCTGAAAGAGGCTGAGAGAAACTGTGCCTTCAAGGCGCTCCTCCGACTCAAAGCCTGGATTACTTCTCATGCCAAAATATTTGTTCTTCTTGTCctatgcctttttatttttcttgccattGTAATTATTTTGTCTAGTACCCATCAAGGTTGA
- the GIMAP1 gene encoding GTPase IMAP family member 1 isoform X1, whose amino-acid sequence MSLSGSEAYRPPVPTGFQFRSAPQERRLRLLLVGRSGTGKSATGNSILQRKHFLSRLAATAVTQACATGSCRWASWDVEILDTPDLFSPEVAQADPGFEERARCYLLSAPGPHAVLLVTQLGRFTAQDLRAWRGVKALFGAGIAARAVVVFTRREDLARGSLQQYVRDTDNRALRELVAECGGRCCAFDNRAADGEREAQVGELMGLVEELVRDHGGAPYTNDVYRLVQTLGGLSPEERLRRVAERLAARAPTWPGRGPLAGLWRWPKAAPGTRCKLGLAALLGALFLLYLLCRRRPEAVTV is encoded by the coding sequence ATGTCGCTCTCAGGTTCCGAAGCTTACAGACCACCGGTGCCCACAGGTTTCCAGTTCAGGTCCGCCCCGCAGGAGCGCAGGCTGCGCCTCCTCCTGGTTGGGAGGTCGGGGACCGGGAAGAGCGCCACGGGCAACAGCATCCTCCAGCGGAAGCACTTCCTCTCCAGGCTCGCGGCCACGGCGGTGACCCAGGCCTGTGCCACGGGGAGCTGCCGCTGGGCCTCGTGGGACGTGGAAATCCTCGACACCCCCGACCTCTTCAGCCCCGAGGTCGCCCAGGCAGACCCGGGCTTTGAGGAGAGAGCCCGCTGCTACCTGCTGTCGGCCCCGGGGCCCCACGCCGTGCTCCTGGTGACCCAGCTCGGCCGCTTCACCGCCCAGGACCTGCGGGCCTGGCGCGGGGTGAAGGCGCTCTTCGGGGCGGGCATCGCGGCGCGCGCCGTCGTGGTCTTCACCCGCAGGGAGGACCTGGCGCGGGGCTCGCTGCAGCAGTACGTGCGCGACACGGACAACCGCGCCCTCCGGGAGCTGGTGGCCGAGTGCGGGGGCCGCTGCTGCGCCTTCGACAACCGAGCGGCCGACGGGGAGCGCGAGGCGCAGGTCGGCGAGCTGATGGGGCTGGTGGAGGAGCTGGTGCGGGACCACGGCGGGGCCCCCTACACCAACGACGTGTACCGCCTGGTGCAGACCCTGGGCGGGCTGAGCCCCGAGGAGAGGCTGCGCAGGGTGGCGGAGCGACTGGCCGCCCGCGCGCCGACGTGGCCGGGGCGGGGGCCTCTGGCCGGGCTGTGGCGGTGGCCCAAGGCGGCGCCGGGGACCCGGTGTAAGCTGGGCCTGGCCGCCCTGCTGGGCGCCCTGTTCCTGCTGTACCTGCTCTGCAGGCGCCGGCCCGAGGCCGTGACGGTGTGA
- the LOC133072628 gene encoding GTPase IMAP family member 5-like isoform X3 — protein MEGFQQGGRDSCTTGEGGESLNPGSSSLRIILVGKTGSGRSATGNSILCQPVFESKLASQSVTRKCQRATGTWNGRSILVVDTPPIFEAEAKAQDQEVYENIGACYLLSVPGPHVLLLVTQLGRFTEQDVVAVTRVKEVFGAGAERYMVVLFTHKEDLDGGSLDEYVANTDNLRLRSLVRECGRRYCAFNNRASGDEQREQLAQLMAVIEGLEREHQGAFLTNELFFDAQRLQRGGGGAHGEGQRRYLAKVQLQVAKQKQGLKEAKRNWAFKTAFRLKAWIAVNYELCVCLIWCSLLFLLILLIILYQL, from the exons ATGGAAGGGTTTCAGCAGGGTGGAAGAGACAGCTGCACCACAG gtgaaggaggagagagctTAAATCCAGGATCATCTTCGTTGAGGATCATCCTGGTAGGGAAAACAGGCAGTGGGAGAAGTGCCACCGGGAACAGCATCCTCTGCCAGCCCGTGTTTGAGTCCAAGCTGGCGTCCCAGTCGGTGACCAGGAAGTGTCAGAGGGCAacaggcacgtggaatgggaggAGCATCCTGGTGGTGGACACGCCCCCCATCTTTGAGgccgaggccaaggcccaggatcAAGAGGTGTATGAGAATATCGGAGCCTGTTACCTGCTGTCGGTGCCAGGGCCCCACGTGCTGCTGCTAGTGACCCAGCTGGGGCGCTTCACCGAACAGGACGTGGTGGCCGTGACCAGGGTGAAGGAGGTCTTTGGGGCGGGAGCCGAGAGATACATGGTCGTCCTCTTCACCCACAAGGAGGACTTAGATGGCGGATCCTTGGATGAGTACGTGGCAAACACAGACAACCTCAGGCTGAGGAGCCTGGTCCGGGAGTGTGGGCGGAGGTACTGCGCCTTCAACAACCGGGCCTCCGGGGACGAGCAGAGAGAGCAGCTGGCTCAGCTGATGGCCGTGATCGAGGGGCTGGAGCGGGAGCACCAGGGCGCCTTCCTCACCAACGAGCTCTTCTTTGATGCACAGAGGCTCCAGCGAGGTGGGGGTGGCGCCCATGGAGAAGGTCAGAGGCGCTACCTGGCCAAGGTGCAGTTGCAGGTTGCAAAGCAAAAGCAAGGCCTGAAAGAGGCCAAGAGAAACTGGGCCTTCAAGACAGCCTTCCGACTCAAAGCCTGGATCGCTGTGAATTATGAGCTTTGTGTTTGTCTTATTTGGTGcagtttactttttcttcttattctaCTGATCATCCTGTACCAGCTTTAA
- the LOC133072628 gene encoding GTPase IMAP family member 5-like isoform X2, whose protein sequence is MAGYQSLGHTYRNKMEGFQQGGRDSCTTGEGGESLNPGSSSLRIILVGKTGSGRSATGNSILCQPVFESKLASQSVTRKCQRATGTWNGRSILVVDTPPIFEAEAKAQDQEVYENIGACYLLSVPGPHVLLLVTQLGRFTEQDVVAVTRVKEVFGAGAERYMVVLFTHKEDLDGGSLDEYVANTDNLRLRSLVRECGRRYCAFNNRASGDEQREQLAQLMAVIEGLEREHQGAFLTNELFFDAQRLQRGGGGAHGEGQRRYLAKVQLQVAKQKQGLKEAKRNWAFKTAFRLKAWIAVNYELCVCLIWCSLLFLLILLIILYQL, encoded by the exons ATGGCTGGCTACCAGTCGCTTGGTCATACATATCGT AACAAAATGGAAGGGTTTCAGCAGGGTGGAAGAGACAGCTGCACCACAG gtgaaggaggagagagctTAAATCCAGGATCATCTTCGTTGAGGATCATCCTGGTAGGGAAAACAGGCAGTGGGAGAAGTGCCACCGGGAACAGCATCCTCTGCCAGCCCGTGTTTGAGTCCAAGCTGGCGTCCCAGTCGGTGACCAGGAAGTGTCAGAGGGCAacaggcacgtggaatgggaggAGCATCCTGGTGGTGGACACGCCCCCCATCTTTGAGgccgaggccaaggcccaggatcAAGAGGTGTATGAGAATATCGGAGCCTGTTACCTGCTGTCGGTGCCAGGGCCCCACGTGCTGCTGCTAGTGACCCAGCTGGGGCGCTTCACCGAACAGGACGTGGTGGCCGTGACCAGGGTGAAGGAGGTCTTTGGGGCGGGAGCCGAGAGATACATGGTCGTCCTCTTCACCCACAAGGAGGACTTAGATGGCGGATCCTTGGATGAGTACGTGGCAAACACAGACAACCTCAGGCTGAGGAGCCTGGTCCGGGAGTGTGGGCGGAGGTACTGCGCCTTCAACAACCGGGCCTCCGGGGACGAGCAGAGAGAGCAGCTGGCTCAGCTGATGGCCGTGATCGAGGGGCTGGAGCGGGAGCACCAGGGCGCCTTCCTCACCAACGAGCTCTTCTTTGATGCACAGAGGCTCCAGCGAGGTGGGGGTGGCGCCCATGGAGAAGGTCAGAGGCGCTACCTGGCCAAGGTGCAGTTGCAGGTTGCAAAGCAAAAGCAAGGCCTGAAAGAGGCCAAGAGAAACTGGGCCTTCAAGACAGCCTTCCGACTCAAAGCCTGGATCGCTGTGAATTATGAGCTTTGTGTTTGTCTTATTTGGTGcagtttactttttcttcttattctaCTGATCATCCTGTACCAGCTTTAA